Proteins co-encoded in one Apodemus sylvaticus chromosome 6, mApoSyl1.1, whole genome shotgun sequence genomic window:
- the Polr1f gene encoding LOW QUALITY PROTEIN: DNA-directed RNA polymerase I subunit RPA43 (The sequence of the model RefSeq protein was modified relative to this genomic sequence to represent the inferred CDS: deleted 1 base in 1 codon): MAAGSVESQRPKAASERPVAGQAGILPCLELPSYAAACALVSSRYSCLVAAPHRRHIALSPRYLSRKRTGIREQLDAELLRYSESLLGVPIAYDNIRVVGELGDIYDDQGHIHLNTEADFVIFCPEPGQKLMGTVNKVSSSHIGCLVHGCFNASIPKPEQMSYEEWQTLEINVGDELEFDVFRLDSDSAGVFCIRGKLNTTSLQLKSSVVSEDVAETVIEEVEKIPKKKKKKKKDKDTETCETVDTVTEVADVTDVTSKEETDIPCSDNVNDFFEEEPKRKKKKKKRHQEDQDPIFQASDSSGYQSDHKKKKKKRKHSEEANFESPKKRQ; this comes from the exons ATGGCAGCGGGCTCCGTGGAGTCTCAGCGGCCCAAGGCGGCCTCCGAGAGGCCCGTGGCGGGTCAGGCCGGGATTCTGCCTTGCCTGGAGCTGCCGAGCTACGCCGCGGCGTGTGCGCTGGTGAGCAGCCGCTATTCCTGCTTGGTGGCCGCCCCGCACCGCAGGCACATCGCCCTGTCGCCCCGCTACCTGAGCAGGAAGCGCACGGGCATCCGCGAGCAGCTGGACGCCGAGCTCCTGCGCTACTCCGAGAG CCTTTTAGGTGTTCCTATTGCATATGATAACATCAGAGTTGTGGGTGAACTTGGAGATATTTATGATGATCAAGGACACATTCATCTTAACACTGAA GcagattttgttattttctgcCCTGAACCAGGGCAGAAGTTAATG GGTACAGTTAATAAAGTATCTTCTAGCCATATTGGCTGTTTAGTACATGGATGTTTTAATGCCTCTATCCCTAAACCCGAGCAGATGTCATATGAGGAGTGGCAAACATTGGAGATAAATGTAGGGGATGAACTGGAATTTGATGTATTTCGCTTAGATTCAGATTCTGCTGGAGTATTCTGCATTCGAGGAAAACTAAATACCACAAG TTTGCAACTTAAGAGCTCTGTAGTTTCTGAAGATGTAGCAGAAACTGTCATTGAAGAGGttgaaaaaattccaaaaaagaagaagaagaagaagaaagacaaagacacagaaacatgTGAAACAGTCGATACTGTTACAGAGGTAGCGGATGTTACAGATGTCACTTCAAAGGAAGAAACAGACATACCATGTAGTGATAATGTGAATGACTTCTTTGAGGAAGAgccaaagaggaagaaaaagaagaagaaaaggcacCAGGAAGATCAGGACCCCATTTTCCAAGCCAGTGACTCCAGTGGCTACCAAAGTGaccataagaagaaaaaaaagaaaagaaaacacagtgaaGAGGCTAACTTTGAGTCACCTAAGAAGAGAcagtaa